TGGTGATGTCCTCCTCGCGGTCGGCCCAGCGCTGCTCGGCGGAGGTGAGTTGGGCGAGGGTGGGCAGCGAGGCGGTCTCGGCGGGTTCCCCGAGCGGTCCCGCCCGGTCGACCCAGCCCTTGTCGGAGGACCAGCGCAGGGCGCTGCCGGCGGGGGCGGCCGACTGGCCGTTGTGGGTGGCGGGGGCGGCGGCCCCGGGGGCGCGCAGGGCGGCCAGGTCCTTGGGCGTGGGAACGGGCCGGGCGCCCTCGGTGACGGGCGGTACGGGCGCGCCGCGCTCGGCGGTGTCCGCCGGGGTGGTGGAGGCGCCGTTGCGGGCGGCCTCGGCCAGGGCCGCCTCGGGCAGCGGCGCGGAGAGGATCGCGGCGATCTCCGGGCGTGGCGCGGGGGCCGGGGAGCACAGGCCGGCGAGGTCCTTGGCGCGGACGGCGCGGGTGATCCAGGCGCGGTCCAGGACCCGGCGTTCGTCGGCCTCGGCGACGAGGTCCTCGGACTGGTTGTAGTCCCCGTCGGCGGCCTGGACGGCCCACAGGTGGACGGCGACCCCGTGTTCCTTGGCGGACATCAGGCCGGGCAGCAGATCGCCGTCGCCGGTCACCAGGACCACGTCGGAACAGGCGCGGTTGCGGGCCAGCTCGGTGAGCTCGGCGTGCATGGCCGCGTCCACGCCCTTCTGGGCCCAGCGGCCGTCGCTGCGGGTCAGCGCACCGAGCCGTACGGTGACCCGGGGCATCACGCGCAGCCTGCGGTGTTCGGGCTGGGGCACCCGGTCGGGCGCGCCGTCGAACCAGTAGATCCGCAGCAGGGGTTGTTCGGTGTCCGCCTCCGCGCGTTCGCGCAGGCCCTGGATGAGGGCGGCGTGGTCGACGGTGATGCGGGAGCGGGAGGGCTCCCCTGCGAGAAGGCTCGCGGCGGCGCCCAGCAGATAGCCGGCGTCCACCAGGACGACGCAGCGGTCCACGCGTTCCACCCTCTTCCGTGGGGGTCCTCTGGATATTCCCCGAGTCTGCCCGACCGCAAGGACGTTGACGGCCGGAACTCGATCATCGGCGTGGCGTATCTCCCGGCGACCGGAAGACGGGGCACCGACTACGCGCAGTAATGATCCAAAATGCGCGCTTTGTGGTGCTGTGTGAGTGTGAAGGCGGCCCTGGCCCCTACACCCCCCACGGAGGCTTCCCATGGCCAAGAACAAGAACCGCCAGCAGCCCGCCAAGCCCCAGGACCGCTCGTCGGCGCAGGATCCGGGCAAGAGCTCGATGGAATCCACGCCCGAGCCCTCGCCGTCGTCCGCGCCGAGTCCGATGCACATGGCCGGCAAGCGCAAGGAAAAGAAGTTCGGCCACAACTGACACCACCGACACCACCGACCCGACCGACGACCGCCACGACCCGCGTCGCGTCGGCCGGACAGGACGAAGGGCGCGCCCGGTTTCCCCGGGCGCGCCCTTCCTCGTTCTCGTGCGCGGCATCGTTCTCGTGCGCGGCATCGTTCTCGTGCGCGGCGTGCCGCCGCGGCGTCTCGTACGTGGCGTGCCGCCGTCGGCAGCGACTAGCCGGCCAGGCAGGACGGGCCGAGCAGCACCTTGAGGTCGCCGAACAGCGCCGGGTCGGGCTTGACGCGGTGCTTGTCGAGGCGGAGCACGGTCGTGGTGCGCGGCCCCTGGAGCTTGATCCGCACCTCGGTGTTGCCGTGGTGGTGGCGCAGGATCTCGCCCAGACGGGTCACCATCGGCGGGGTCACCTTGACCGTCGGGATGGTGAGGACGACGGGCGCGTTGGTGCCGGCCGAGGAGAGGTCGGGGACCATCATCTCCATCGCCACGAGCCGCGGGACGTCCTCGCGCTTGTCGAGGCGGCCCTTGACGAAGACGACCGTGTCCTCGACCAGCTGGGTGGAGACGAGCTGGTAGGTGGCCGGGAAGAACATGCACTCGATGGAGCCGGCGAGGTCCTCGACGGTGGCGATGGCCCAGGCGTTGCCCTGCTTGGTCATCTTGCGCTGGAGGCCCGAGATGATGCCGCCGATGGTGACGACCGCGCCGTCGGAGTGCTCGCCGCCGGTGAGCTGGGAGATGCCCGCGTCCGTCTTGTCGGAGAGGACGTGTTCCAGGCCGAAGAGCGGGTGGTCGGAGACGTAGAGGCCGAGCATCTCGCGTTCCTGGGCGAGCAGGTAGGACTTCTCCCACTCCACGTCGGAGAACTCGACGTCGAGTCCGAAGCCCGGCTCGTCGCTCGCGCCCTCGTCGCCCATGCCGCCGAAGAGGTCGAACTGTCCCTCGGCCTCCTTGCGCTTCACCGCGACCACGTTGTCGATCATCGGTTCGTGGTGGGCGACCAGGCCCTTGCGCGTGTGGCCCATCTCGTCGAAGGCGCCGGCCTTGATCAGCGACTCGACGGTCCGCTTGTTGCAGACGACGGCCTCGACCTTGTCCAGGAAGTCGGGGAAGGTCGAGTACTTCCCCTTGGCCTTCCTCGTCTTGATGATCGAGTCGACGACGTTGTTGCCGACGTTGCGGACGGCGGTGAGGCCGAAGAGGATCACGTCGTCGCCCTGGGCGGCGAAGTTCGGCTCGGACTCGTTCACGTTCGGCGGGAGCACCTTGATGCCCATGCGCCGGCACTCGTTCAGGTAGATCGCGGACTTGTCCTTGTCGTCCTTGACCGAGGTGAGCAGGCCCGCCATGTACTCGGCGGGGAAGTTCGCCTTGAGGTAGGCGGTCCAGTAGGAGACCAGTCCGTACGCGGCCGAGTGCGCCTTGTTGAAGGCGTAGCCGGCGAAGGGGACCAGGACGTCCCACAGGGCCTGGATCGCCTTGTCGTTGTACCCGTTCTTGCGGGCGCCCTCCTGGAAGATGGTGAAGTTCTTCGCCAGCTCCTCGGGCTTCTTCTTGCCCATCACGCGGCGCAGGATGTCGGCCTCGCCGAGCGAGTAGCCGGCGATGATCTGCGCGGCCTTCTGCACCTGCTCCTGGTACACGATCAGGCCGTAGGTGACCGCCAGCACCTCTTCGAGGGGCTTCTCCAGGTCCGGGTGGATCGGGGTGATCTCCTGCTGCTTGTTCTTGCGCAGGGCGTAGTTCGTGTGCGAGTTCATGCCCATCGGGCCCGGCCGGTACAGGGCCGAGACGGCGGAGATGTCCTCGAAGTTGTCGGGCTTCATCAGGCGCAGCAGGGAGCGCATGGGGCCGCCGTCGAACTGGAAGACGCCGAGGGTGTCACCGCGGCCGAGCAGTTCGAAGGTCTTGGGGTCGTCGAGCGGGAGGCCGAGGAGATCGATGTCGATCCCCTTGTTGGCCTTCACCATCTTGACGGCGTCGTCCATGATCGTGAGGTTGCGCAGGCCGAGGAAGTCCATCTTCAGCAGGCCGAGCGACTCGCAGCTCGGGTAGTCCCACTGGGTGATGGTGACGCCGTCGGTGTGCCGCACCCAGACGGGCACGTGGTCGGTGATCGTCTCGCTGGACATGATCACGCCGGCGGCGTGCACGCCCATCTGCCGGACCAGGCCCTCCACACCGCGGGCGGTGTCGATGACCTTCTTCACGTCGGGCTCGTTCTCGTACATCCCGCGGATCTCGCCGGCCTCGCCGTAGCGCGGGTGCGTCGGGTCGAGGATGCCGGAGAGCGGGATGCCCTTGCCGAGGACGTCGGCGGGCATGGCCTTGGTGAGCCGGTCGCCCATGGCGTACGGGTAGCCGAGGACGCGGGCGGAGTCCTTGATCGCGTTCTTGGCCTTGATGGTGCCGTAGGTACCGATCATGGCGACCTTGTCGGCGCCGTACTTCTCGGTGACGTACCTGATCACTTCGACGCGCCTGCGCTCGTCGAAGTCGATGTCGACATCGGGCATGGAGACGCGCTCGGGGTTCAGGAAGCGCTCGAAGATCAGACCGTGGGTGAGCGGGTCGAGGTCGGTGATGCCCATGGCGTACGCGACGATCGAGCCGGCCGCGGAGCCTCGTCCGGGGCCGACCG
This region of Streptomyces sp. NBC_00513 genomic DNA includes:
- the dnaE gene encoding DNA polymerase III subunit alpha; the encoded protein is MTKAPFTHLHVHTQYSLLDGAARLKDMFNACNEMGMSHIAMSDHGNLHGAYDFFHTAKKAGVTPIIGIEAYVAPESRRNKRRIQWGQPHQKRDDVSGSGGYTHKTIWAANATGLNNLFRLSSDAYAEGWLTKWPRMDKETISKWSEGLIASTGCPSGELQTRLRLGQFDEALKAASEYQDIFGKERYFLELMDHGIEIERRVRDGLLEIGKKLGIPPLVTNDSHYTYAAEATAHDALLCIQTGKNLSDPDRFRFDGTGYYLKSTEEMYAIDSSDAWQEGCANTRLVAEQVDTEGMFQFRNLMPKFDIPDGYTEVTWFREETMRGMDRRYPGGIPDDRMKQAEYEMDTIISMGFPGYFLVVADFIMWAKNQGIAVGPGRGSAAGSIVAYAMGITDLDPLTHGLIFERFLNPERVSMPDVDIDFDERRRVEVIRYVTEKYGADKVAMIGTYGTIKAKNAIKDSARVLGYPYAMGDRLTKAMPADVLGKGIPLSGILDPTHPRYGEAGEIRGMYENEPDVKKVIDTARGVEGLVRQMGVHAAGVIMSSETITDHVPVWVRHTDGVTITQWDYPSCESLGLLKMDFLGLRNLTIMDDAVKMVKANKGIDIDLLGLPLDDPKTFELLGRGDTLGVFQFDGGPMRSLLRLMKPDNFEDISAVSALYRPGPMGMNSHTNYALRKNKQQEITPIHPDLEKPLEEVLAVTYGLIVYQEQVQKAAQIIAGYSLGEADILRRVMGKKKPEELAKNFTIFQEGARKNGYNDKAIQALWDVLVPFAGYAFNKAHSAAYGLVSYWTAYLKANFPAEYMAGLLTSVKDDKDKSAIYLNECRRMGIKVLPPNVNESEPNFAAQGDDVILFGLTAVRNVGNNVVDSIIKTRKAKGKYSTFPDFLDKVEAVVCNKRTVESLIKAGAFDEMGHTRKGLVAHHEPMIDNVVAVKRKEAEGQFDLFGGMGDEGASDEPGFGLDVEFSDVEWEKSYLLAQEREMLGLYVSDHPLFGLEHVLSDKTDAGISQLTGGEHSDGAVVTIGGIISGLQRKMTKQGNAWAIATVEDLAGSIECMFFPATYQLVSTQLVEDTVVFVKGRLDKREDVPRLVAMEMMVPDLSSAGTNAPVVLTIPTVKVTPPMVTRLGEILRHHHGNTEVRIKLQGPRTTTVLRLDKHRVKPDPALFGDLKVLLGPSCLAG
- a CDS encoding NYN domain-containing protein; translated protein: MDRCVVLVDAGYLLGAAASLLAGEPSRSRITVDHAALIQGLRERAEADTEQPLLRIYWFDGAPDRVPQPEHRRLRVMPRVTVRLGALTRSDGRWAQKGVDAAMHAELTELARNRACSDVVLVTGDGDLLPGLMSAKEHGVAVHLWAVQAADGDYNQSEDLVAEADERRVLDRAWITRAVRAKDLAGLCSPAPAPRPEIAAILSAPLPEAALAEAARNGASTTPADTAERGAPVPPVTEGARPVPTPKDLAALRAPGAAAPATHNGQSAAPAGSALRWSSDKGWVDRAGPLGEPAETASLPTLAQLTSAEQRWADREEDITTVGGDPFEVGQVFARRWMERLPESVHLQKLATMYPRIPHRIDGELLRYAARFGLLAHKDDQIDEHDRYAIRAGFWREIDVRAAAEHVAGPPPAVPAPPGSPTPPAAE